From a region of the Streptomyces tirandamycinicus genome:
- a CDS encoding PucR family transcriptional regulator yields the protein MPDRTSPEHYVAGYDAILVAACSTGRRLKRDELEALRLQGERAAEAGVGLRALVRVHLAAARSVRASLAPGAADHLLSVVEQAIDAFAEGHERAQRLAVRQEEAARREFIDDLLYGRSDLGRLAGRAERFGLLLSHAHAVAAAQGPEPFGDGSPVTRRIESALLARFGDRRILLTTKDGRLVCIAPGDQSDVLAFFAKQAYAAAEGGRVAIGRAHPGAGGVVHSYEEALNALDLAERMNLEDPVLRAADLLVYPVLTRDRQAMADLVESVLGPLREARGGPRPLIRTLAAYFDSGCVAAEAARRLSLSVRAMTYRLDRIRRLTGADPADPGHRYTLQTAVIGARFLDWPERDS from the coding sequence ATGCCGGACCGGACATCGCCCGAGCACTACGTGGCGGGGTACGACGCGATCCTGGTCGCCGCCTGCTCCACGGGACGCAGGCTGAAGCGTGACGAGCTCGAGGCGCTGCGGCTCCAGGGCGAGCGCGCCGCCGAGGCGGGCGTCGGCCTGCGGGCGCTGGTGCGGGTCCATCTCGCCGCCGCACGGTCGGTCCGCGCGTCGCTGGCGCCCGGCGCCGCCGACCATCTGCTCTCCGTCGTGGAGCAGGCGATCGACGCCTTCGCGGAAGGTCACGAGCGGGCGCAGCGCCTGGCCGTGCGGCAGGAGGAAGCGGCACGCCGCGAGTTCATCGACGACCTGCTCTACGGGCGCAGCGACCTCGGACGCCTGGCCGGGCGCGCCGAGCGCTTCGGGCTGCTCCTCTCCCACGCGCACGCCGTCGCCGCCGCGCAGGGTCCGGAACCGTTCGGCGACGGCTCTCCCGTGACCCGGCGCATCGAGTCGGCGCTGCTGGCGCGCTTCGGCGACCGCCGCATCCTGCTCACCACCAAGGACGGCCGGCTGGTCTGCATCGCGCCCGGGGACCAGTCCGACGTCCTGGCGTTCTTCGCCAAGCAGGCGTACGCGGCCGCGGAAGGCGGCCGGGTGGCCATCGGACGCGCCCATCCGGGCGCGGGGGGCGTGGTGCACTCCTACGAGGAGGCGCTCAACGCGCTGGACCTGGCGGAGCGCATGAACCTGGAGGATCCGGTGCTCAGGGCCGCGGACCTGCTGGTGTACCCGGTACTCACCCGCGACCGGCAGGCCATGGCCGACCTGGTGGAGAGCGTCCTCGGCCCGCTGCGGGAGGCCCGTGGGGGCCCCCGGCCGCTGATCCGGACGCTCGCGGCCTACTTCGACAGCGGCTGCGTCGCGGCCGAGGCGGCGCGCAGGCTGTCCCTCAGCGTGCGGGCCATGACCTACCGGCTCGACCGCATCCGCAGACTGACGGGAGCCGATCCGGCGGACCCCGGGCACCGCTACACGCTCCAGACGGCGGTCATCGGTGCGCGCTTCCTGGACTGGCCGGAGCGGGATTCGTGA
- a CDS encoding YkvA family protein, with protein MDDKVLWWGLGVTALATAVGAGWMLLRVVRARRALREAGVPLRDKALFWGAVLYTVSPVDLLPDPVYLDDIGVLVLALRALQTAAQGAARQRPG; from the coding sequence GTGGATGACAAGGTTCTCTGGTGGGGCCTCGGCGTGACCGCCCTGGCTACGGCAGTCGGCGCCGGATGGATGCTCCTCCGTGTGGTCAGGGCGCGCCGGGCGCTCCGCGAGGCCGGGGTGCCCCTGCGGGACAAGGCCCTGTTCTGGGGCGCCGTGCTCTACACCGTGTCGCCCGTCGACCTGCTGCCGGACCCGGTGTACCTCGACGACATCGGCGTCCTGGTACTGGCGCTCCGCGCGCTGCAGACGGCTGCCCAGGGGGCGGCACGGCAGCGGCCCGGATGA